From Acinonyx jubatus isolate Ajub_Pintada_27869175 chromosome B2, VMU_Ajub_asm_v1.0, whole genome shotgun sequence, a single genomic window includes:
- the LY6G6F gene encoding lymphocyte antigen 6 complex locus protein G6f isoform X1, whose product MAVLFLLLFLCGPPQAAADNIQTIYVALGEAMELPCPAPPTLSGDELLSWFRSPAAGSSTALVAQVQVARPGRGPSPEPGKSVRASRLKLLGNYSLWLEKSKEGDAGRYWCAVLGQHHKYQNWRVYDVSVLRGSQLSARAVDGSPCSVLLCSVAPARRLDSVTWLEGRGPVRGHVQSFWGDGAALLLVCPGEQLSESREHRPRIISCLMPHNKGVSFSLAASMDASPALCARATGWDVSWILMLLLAAGQGFTILALSIMLWRQRVQRAQCRDASIPHFKPEIQVYENIHVARLSPPAHKIR is encoded by the exons ATGGCGGTCTTATTCCTCCTTCTGTTCCTATGTGGCCCCCCGCAGGCTGCTGCAG ACAATATCCAGACCATCTATGTAGCCTTGGGGGAGGCAATGGAGCTGCCATGTCCCGCACCACCCACTCTGAGTGGAGACGAACTCCTGTCCTGGTTCCgcagccctgcagcaggctcctCCACTGCCCTGGTGGCCCAAGTCCAAGTGGCCAGGCCTGGGAGGGGGCCTTCCCCAGAACCTGGGAAGTCTGTAAGGGCATCCAGGCTCAAACTGCTGGGGAACTACTCTTTGTGGCTGGAAAAGTCCAAGGAGGGAGACGCCGGTCGGTACTGGTGTGCTGTTCTGGGTCAGCACCACAAGTACCAGAACTGGAGGGTGTATGATGTCTCCGTGCTCAGAG GATCCCAGCTATCCGCGAGGGCTGTGGATGGATCCCCCTGCTCCGTCCTTTTATGCTCTGTGGCCCCTGCCAGACGCCTAGACTCTGTGACCTGGCTAGAGGGAAGGGGTCCTGTGAGGGGCCATGTACAGTCATTTTGGGGCGATGGGGCTGCCCTGCTCTTGGTGTGTCCTGGGGAACAGCTCTCTGAGTCCAGGGAACACAGACCAAGAATCATCAGCTGCCTCATGCCTCATAACAAAGGGGTCAGCTTTAGCCTGGCAG CCTCCATGGatgcctcccctgccctctgtgcCCGTGCCACGGGCTGGGATGTATCCTGGATCCTGATGCTGTTGCTTGCAGCAGGTCAGGGGTTCACCATCCTGGCCCTCAGCATCATGCTCTGGAGACAGAGGGTCCAGAGGGCTCAGTGCAGAG ATGCCTCGATTCCTCATTTCAAACCTGAAATCCAGGTCTATGAGAACATCCATGTGGCCCGTCTCAG CCCACCTGCCCACAAGATCAGATGA
- the LOC106983983 gene encoding lymphocyte antigen 6G6e-like isoform X4 produces MRSSSICLCLLFLCGALGLTTSPTRGRLRCYTCSFSKPCYPVLTECQDDEVCGISIGTSEQSEIIERKGCLPRAQCPLQGHATYWSRSYALRHHCCEQNLCNTATMLQRLPSPLLITLLLLVASFMWGAHLLH; encoded by the exons ATGCGCTCCTCCAGCATCTGTCTGTGCCTCCTGTTCCTCTGTGGGGCACTGG GTCTCACCACGTCCCCCACCCGGGGACGGCTCCGCTGTTACACCTGCAGCTTCAGCAAACCCTGCTATCCTGTTCTCACCGAGTGTCAGGATGACGAAGTTTGTGGCATCAGTATCGGCACCTCAG AGCAGAGTGAGATCATCGAGCGGAAAGGCTGCCTCCCAAGGGCCCAGTGCCCTCTGCAGGGCCATGCCACCTACTGGTCACGCTCCTATGCTCTGCGGCACCACTGCTGTGAGCAGAACCTGTGCAACACAGCCACCATGCTGCAGcggctccccagccccctcctcatcACCCTGCTCCTCCTCGTGGCCAGCTTCATGTGGGGAGCCCACCTACTCCACTAG
- the LOC106983983 gene encoding lymphocyte antigen 6G6e-like isoform X2, with translation MRSSSICLCLLFLCGALGLTTSPTRGRLRCYTCSFSKPCYPVLTECQDDEVCGISIGTSGRTLVPWLYSRPISIHPSCFSCCPTHSLCLLPARASAFPLCPTEQSEIIERKGCLPRAQCPLQGHATYWSRSYALRHHCCEQNLCNTATMLQRLPSPLLITLLLLVASFMWGAHLLH, from the exons ATGCGCTCCTCCAGCATCTGTCTGTGCCTCCTGTTCCTCTGTGGGGCACTGG GTCTCACCACGTCCCCCACCCGGGGACGGCTCCGCTGTTACACCTGCAGCTTCAGCAAACCCTGCTATCCTGTTCTCACCGAGTGTCAGGATGACGAAGTTTGTGGCATCAGTATCGGCACCTCAGGTAGGACTCTGGTCCCATGGCTCTACTCCAGGCccatctccatccatccatcctgctTTTCCTGCTGCCCCACACACAGTCTTTGCCTCCTTCCTGCCCGGGCCTCAGCATTCCCTCTTTGTCCCACAGAGCAGAGTGAGATCATCGAGCGGAAAGGCTGCCTCCCAAGGGCCCAGTGCCCTCTGCAGGGCCATGCCACCTACTGGTCACGCTCCTATGCTCTGCGGCACCACTGCTGTGAGCAGAACCTGTGCAACACAGCCACCATGCTGCAGcggctccccagccccctcctcatcACCCTGCTCCTCCTCGTGGCCAGCTTCATGTGGGGAGCCCACCTACTCCACTAG
- the LY6G6D gene encoding lymphocyte antigen 6 complex locus protein G6d: protein MNSPVVGVLLGTLLGTALGNQMRCYDCKGGPGSSCKETVATCREGERCGFLERKPQPGLGPNKLSGNPSVTLIHHYPACVAAHHCNQVETELVGDVTYTTHRDCCVGDLCNSAVANTVALPCLLAATATTLAWLLPAL from the exons ATGAACTCCCCAGTTGTTGGGGTCCTGCTTGGCACCCTGCTGGGGACTGCCCTGG GAAACCAAATGAGGTGCTATGACTGCAAAGGAGGCCCCGGCAGCTCCTGCAAAGAAACCGTGGCCACCTGCAGGGAGGGAGAACGCTGTGGCTTCCTGGAGCGCAAACCCCAGCCAGGCCTGGGACCGAACAAGCTATCTGGAAACC CCTCAGTGACCTTGATTCATCACTATCCAGCCTGCGTGGCGGCCCATCATTGCAATCAAGTGGAAACAGAGTTGGTGGGAGATGTGACTTACACAACCCACAGAGACTGCTGCGTCGGAGACCTGTGCAACAGCGCCGTCGCGAACACTGTGGCCCTGCCATGCCTCCTGGCTGCAACAGCCACCACACTGGCCTGGCTCTTGCCAGCACTGTAA
- the LOC106983983 gene encoding lymphocyte antigen 6G6e-like isoform X1, with product MRSSSICLCLLFLCGALGKGGAGGEKRGRLEKRVVRALEGRATGNGLRPGEGLTTSPTRGRLRCYTCSFSKPCYPVLTECQDDEVCGISIGTSGRTLVPWLYSRPISIHPSCFSCCPTHSLCLLPARASAFPLCPTEQSEIIERKGCLPRAQCPLQGHATYWSRSYALRHHCCEQNLCNTATMLQRLPSPLLITLLLLVASFMWGAHLLH from the exons ATGCGCTCCTCCAGCATCTGTCTGTGCCTCCTGTTCCTCTGTGGGGCACTGGGTAAGGGTGGGGCCGGTGGGGAGAAGCGGGGAAGACTGGAGAAGAGAGTTGTAAGGGCTTTAGAAGGAAGAGCTACCGGGAATGGCCTCAGGCCAGGCGAAG GTCTCACCACGTCCCCCACCCGGGGACGGCTCCGCTGTTACACCTGCAGCTTCAGCAAACCCTGCTATCCTGTTCTCACCGAGTGTCAGGATGACGAAGTTTGTGGCATCAGTATCGGCACCTCAGGTAGGACTCTGGTCCCATGGCTCTACTCCAGGCccatctccatccatccatcctgctTTTCCTGCTGCCCCACACACAGTCTTTGCCTCCTTCCTGCCCGGGCCTCAGCATTCCCTCTTTGTCCCACAGAGCAGAGTGAGATCATCGAGCGGAAAGGCTGCCTCCCAAGGGCCCAGTGCCCTCTGCAGGGCCATGCCACCTACTGGTCACGCTCCTATGCTCTGCGGCACCACTGCTGTGAGCAGAACCTGTGCAACACAGCCACCATGCTGCAGcggctccccagccccctcctcatcACCCTGCTCCTCCTCGTGGCCAGCTTCATGTGGGGAGCCCACCTACTCCACTAG
- the LOC106983983 gene encoding lymphocyte antigen 6G6e-like isoform X3 codes for MRSSSICLCLLFLCGALGKGGAGGEKRGRLEKRVVRALEGRATGNGLRPGEGLTTSPTRGRLRCYTCSFSKPCYPVLTECQDDEVCGISIGTSEQSEIIERKGCLPRAQCPLQGHATYWSRSYALRHHCCEQNLCNTATMLQRLPSPLLITLLLLVASFMWGAHLLH; via the exons ATGCGCTCCTCCAGCATCTGTCTGTGCCTCCTGTTCCTCTGTGGGGCACTGGGTAAGGGTGGGGCCGGTGGGGAGAAGCGGGGAAGACTGGAGAAGAGAGTTGTAAGGGCTTTAGAAGGAAGAGCTACCGGGAATGGCCTCAGGCCAGGCGAAG GTCTCACCACGTCCCCCACCCGGGGACGGCTCCGCTGTTACACCTGCAGCTTCAGCAAACCCTGCTATCCTGTTCTCACCGAGTGTCAGGATGACGAAGTTTGTGGCATCAGTATCGGCACCTCAG AGCAGAGTGAGATCATCGAGCGGAAAGGCTGCCTCCCAAGGGCCCAGTGCCCTCTGCAGGGCCATGCCACCTACTGGTCACGCTCCTATGCTCTGCGGCACCACTGCTGTGAGCAGAACCTGTGCAACACAGCCACCATGCTGCAGcggctccccagccccctcctcatcACCCTGCTCCTCCTCGTGGCCAGCTTCATGTGGGGAGCCCACCTACTCCACTAG
- the LY6G6F gene encoding lymphocyte antigen 6 complex locus protein G6f isoform X2, translating to MAVLFLLLFLCGPPQAAADNIQTIYVALGEAMELPCPAPPTLSGDELLSWFRSPAAGSSTALVAQVQVARPGRGPSPEPGKSVRASRLKLLGNYSLWLEKSKEGDAGRYWCAVLGQHHKYQNWRVYDVSVLRGSQLSARAVDGSPCSVLLCSVAPARRLDSVTWLEGRGPVRGHVQSFWGDGAALLLVCPGEQLSESREHRPRIISCLMPHNKGVSFSLADASIPHFKPEIQVYENIHVARLSPPAHKIR from the exons ATGGCGGTCTTATTCCTCCTTCTGTTCCTATGTGGCCCCCCGCAGGCTGCTGCAG ACAATATCCAGACCATCTATGTAGCCTTGGGGGAGGCAATGGAGCTGCCATGTCCCGCACCACCCACTCTGAGTGGAGACGAACTCCTGTCCTGGTTCCgcagccctgcagcaggctcctCCACTGCCCTGGTGGCCCAAGTCCAAGTGGCCAGGCCTGGGAGGGGGCCTTCCCCAGAACCTGGGAAGTCTGTAAGGGCATCCAGGCTCAAACTGCTGGGGAACTACTCTTTGTGGCTGGAAAAGTCCAAGGAGGGAGACGCCGGTCGGTACTGGTGTGCTGTTCTGGGTCAGCACCACAAGTACCAGAACTGGAGGGTGTATGATGTCTCCGTGCTCAGAG GATCCCAGCTATCCGCGAGGGCTGTGGATGGATCCCCCTGCTCCGTCCTTTTATGCTCTGTGGCCCCTGCCAGACGCCTAGACTCTGTGACCTGGCTAGAGGGAAGGGGTCCTGTGAGGGGCCATGTACAGTCATTTTGGGGCGATGGGGCTGCCCTGCTCTTGGTGTGTCCTGGGGAACAGCTCTCTGAGTCCAGGGAACACAGACCAAGAATCATCAGCTGCCTCATGCCTCATAACAAAGGGGTCAGCTTTAGCCTGGCAG ATGCCTCGATTCCTCATTTCAAACCTGAAATCCAGGTCTATGAGAACATCCATGTGGCCCGTCTCAG CCCACCTGCCCACAAGATCAGATGA